The Alkalihalobacillus sp. LMS6 genomic interval CAGGCGACACCCGCGCATAGACGTAAATGTCATCCACCATTTCTTGCAGTTCGTCCACTGAAAGGCTATCAAGGGTTTTTCCATCAATCACGAGTCCACCATGTGGCAATATCGTAAGCTCTTTTGCAATGGCTGCGGCCGTAATCTTATGGTCCCCTGTAATCATGACTGTTTTAATACCGGCTTCTCGACATTCTTGAATCGCTTGTTTCGCTTCTTCCCGCGGAGGATCGATCATGCCTTGAATGCCGATTAACGTTAAATCCGTTTCTGCTTCTTTTGTTGTTTGAACCGTTTCCCCTAAGCGTAACGGACGATACGCAATGGCAATGGTTCGCAACGCTTTACTTGCCATTTCATCTACAGTCTCATTTACTCGCTGACGTGTGGATTGGGTTAACTGTTCATCCATCGCCCCTTTGCGGATGCGCTCACAATGAGCAAGGACAACATCTGGTGCCCCTTTCGTAATTACGTACGATTGGCCTTTTTTATCCTTTATGACGACGGTCATCATTTTCCGGGCCGAATCAAACGGAAACTCTATTACTCGGCTGTACTGCTCGTGTAAACCTTCTTTTGAATAGCCTGCTTTCATGGCTGAAAGGAGGAGCGCCCCTTCCGTTGGATCTCCATCTAATACAAGTTTTTGTTTCGTTTTACGCTTTTCACGCACGTCTTTTTTAACAAAAGAGGCATTGTTACAAAGAGCGCCATAACTTAACAGTCGGCTTAAAGTTGGTTTTTTATCTGGTAATACAACAGCATCGTGTTCTTTAAACGTCCCTTCTGTTTCAAACCCATTTCCAGTAACGTGAACGTGCTCATTTGCTGTCCATAATTCTTTAACTGTCATTTTGTTTTGCGTTAAAGTTCCAGTTTTGTCGGAACAAATGACCGATGCACACCCTAATGTTTCGACGGCAGGAAGCTTACGTACAATACCGCGACGCTTAATCATCCGCTGTACACCTAACGCTAACGCAACCGTTACAATCGCTGGCAAGCCTTCTGGAATCGCCGCAACAGCTAGTGATACCCCGGAAATAAACATGGTTTGCACGTCATGGCCTTGTATAACCCCAATGCCTACGACTAGGGCAGTTAGAAGCAACGCAACCGCAATTAAGGTCTTCCCTAGTTGTTCAAGACGACGCTGTAAGGGTGTGACGACATTGGTTGTTTCCTGAAGAAGATGCGCAATTTTGCCCATTTCTGTTTTCATTCCAGTGCCAACAACAATGCCTGTTCCACTTCCTTGTGTAACCATTGTTCCCATAAACGCCATATTTTCCTGATCACCGAGAGAAACGTCTTGCTGTTCAATGGGATGGTGATGTTTATGGGTCGGAACCGATTCACCGGTTAAAGAAGCTTCATCAATCCGTAAACCTGATACAGAGATGAGACGTAAGTCTGCACCAACCCGATCCCCAGCGCTTATTTTCACATAGTCGCCTGGAACAATTTCAGTTGATAATACTTTCGTCCATTCATTATTTCGTTTCACGTTCATTTGTGGCGCTGAAAGTTCTTTTAATGCATCAAGGGATTTCTCGGCCTTGCGTTCTTGAACAAACCCAAGTATGGCATTTAAAAACACAATACCCATAATCGTGACCGCATCAAGCATTTCACCAATTAAACCAGAAATCAACGTTGCTGCCAGTAAGACGAGCACCATAAAATCTTTAAATTGAGCGAGGAAAGTCGCCAACGCTGATGCCTTTTCTGCTTCTTTAAGCTTGTTCAATCCATACGTACTGACGCGTTTTTTAACATTTTTGTCTGTAAGACCTTTCGTTATGCTTGCATTCGTCTTGTGTTCCACTTCTTCAGGCTTCATGCTATACCATTTCATGAATACACCTCACACATCTACATCCACCCTTTGTCCTCATAAACTGTACATGCTATACTTACAAGCCATCTTATTCAGCAAGTCCCAAAAAAATGCTATACTTTATCAAGGAAACGATTCGCAGAAAGTAAAGAGGTGATCACATGTCTTACGATGGCATGATGACAAGAGCGATTACACATGAACTTCAACACTTAATTGGCGGACGAATTTCAAAAATTCATCAGCCGTTTAAAACGGAATTAATTTTAACGATCCGGGCAAAAGGGAAAAATTACGCCTTACTTGCTTCAGCAAATGCTCAATTTGCTCGGCTTCATTTAACAGAAGAAAAATACGATAACCCAAGCGAGCCTCCGATGTTTTGTATGTTGCTTCGTAAGCATCTTGAAGGTGGCTTTGTTCAATCGATTACCCAAGATGGGTTTGACCGTGTCGTTCGTATGACTGTTGCCAATAAAGATGAGCTTGGCGACCAAACAGAACGAACGCTTGTCTTTGAAATTATGGGACGCCATAGCAATATCGTTTTATTGAACCCGCATACAGAAGGGATCTTGGATAGTATTAAACATGTGCGCTTTGACCAAAGCAGCTACAGAACAGTTGGTCCAGGTCAAACGTATAAAGCTCCACCTGCTCAAGATAAAAAAGATCCGCTTCAAGCCAATGCGGATGATGTGTTAAAGCAAATTGATTTTAATTCCGGGAAATTAGATAAGCAGCTTGTATCAGCGTTTGCTGGACTGTCACCACTTTTAACGAAAGAAATTGTCAGTCGCGCTCCGTTTGCAAATCAAACATCCTTACCGGAATCATTTTTAGCAATTATGGCAGCAATTCGTGAGCATCAGTATTCATTCGAATATGTAAAAGGGAAAAAAGAAACGTTCTCTTATGTCTCTTTGCAACATGTGGAAGGTGAACGGCAGCTTTTTTCAAGTGCAAGTGAACTACTAGATTCATTTTATTACGGAAAAGCAGAGCGCGATCGAGTGAAACAGCAAGCGCATGATTTGGATCGATTGTTAAAAAACGAATACCAAAAAAATGTTCGCAAACAAAAAAAACTAGAACAAACATTAACACAAGCAGAAGAAGCGTCGAAGTTTCAAAAATTAGGCGAGTTGCTGACAGCAAATATGCATCTCGTTCAGCGAGGTCATACTCAAATTGAAGTAGTTGACTATTACGATGAAACTGGTGGAATGGTCGCGATTGAACTAGACCCGCTAAAAACGCCTTCAGAAAATGCACAGTGGTATTTTAAAAAATACCAAAAGGCAAAAACCGCACGTTTAGAAGTAGTCGAGCAGATGAATAGAACCAAACAAGAATTAGCTTACTTAGACACCCTCATTCAGCAAATGGATTCAGCATCTCCTCGTGACGTTGAAGAAATTCGTGAGGAATTAATGGAAGAAGGCTATTTAAAAAAACGCCTTCAGCAAGGCAAGAAAAAGAAAAAACAAGCCACAACACCTACACTCGAACGGTACCAATCATCGACAGGAATCGAGTTTCTTGTCGGTAAAAACAATCGTCAAAATGAGTATCTCTCCAATCGTCTTGCCCGTCAAAACGACATTTGGCTGCATACAAAAGATATTCCAGGTTCTCATGTTGTCATTCGTGCGGAAGAACCCGACGACACTACGTTAGCTGAAGCTGCTCTTGTTGCTGCGTTTTTCTCGAAAGCGCGAGACTCTGGTTCGGTGCCTGTTGATTACACAAAAATTCGCCACGTTAAAAAACCAAATGGCGCAAAGCCCGGCTACGTGACATACGACAATCAAACGACATTATTCGTCACTCCTAATGAACAAAAGGTTCGACAATTGAAAGCATAACGAAAATGAGCGTATGGAGAAAACTCTTCCATACGCTCACTCTTTTTTAATAGGCTTTTGTCATCATCCCGAGACCATTTAACACGTTTCGATGCTCCACTTGTGAAAAGCCTGCATCTGTTAAAAGACGGGTTAATTCTGTTTCGCTTTTACGATGACGTCGTTCCGATACGCTTGCCCACTTCAGTAAAAATGCTTTTTCGTTATCAGAAAATTCATAGGCTTTGGCATAGCTTGAAGCTGTTGCAATCGACATATGGGGAGCAGGATTTAAGAGAAACACTTCACCATCAGGTTTTGTCACCCTTCGTAATTCAGCGATTCCAATTTCGATTGAAGGCAATAAAAACAATGCGCACGTTGAGAAGACACGGTCGTAGGACGCGTCTGTTTCTGCAAGCGCTAGTGCATCCCCAACTTTTGCATGGGCCTTATCATCGACTTTGGCATTTGTGAATAAGTCATTTGCTCGCTTAACCATTTCCCCGGAAATATCTACACCGACCAATTCTTTCGCTTCTTTTACGCCTCTAAGCAGAAATCGTCCGGTACCACAGCCAACATCAAGCACCCGCTTGTTTTCCCACGAACTTGAGAACAGCTTTAATTCCGCATGAATTGCGGACAGCCAATCCGTTTGGACCATCTCGTCAAAGAAATTGACTAACGGATCAAATTCACTGCCTTCCATTTTACGCATAGACATCCTACCTTCCTCTTATGATGAACGAACGGTAAGCCAATCTTCATTATGTGGATTTTCTCGCCATAAGGTTAGCTTTTGCTGCTCATGCACAGAAATAAACCCTCTTTCCTTTGCTTGTTCAATTAATTCACTATATGCACAGAGAACGTGATGGTCTAAATTTGCCTGCTTAAACGCTAGTTCAGCTGCATTTAATTGGTAAGAAAAGATGGCAGCAACAAAGGAAACCTCTCCTCCAGCCTCTCGAACAGCATCGGCAGCAGCAATCGAGCTGCCTCCTGTAGAGATTAAATCCTCAATAATGACTACTTTGCTAGAAGCCGGTAAATGTCCTTCAATTTTATTTTTCTTCCCATGACCTTTTGCGCTACCTCGTACATAGATCATCGGTAGCTGTAATTCTTCCGCGACCCATGCGGCATGAGGAATTCCTGCGGTAGCCGTTCCGGCCACAACATCCGCATCTGGCGCATAGGTTTTAATCAATTGAGCCAGTCCTTTTGCAATGTCCTTTCGTACACGTGGATACGACATCGTTAAGCGATTGTCACAATAAATGGGTGATTTCAATCCTGAACTCCACGTAAACGGTTCGTTTGGTGATAATGTAACAGCTTGAATATCGAGTAGGTGATTAGCAATTGTTTGACTCATGTAAGAGTCACTCCCTTCCATTCCGAATGCATGTCTTTATAAACATGTAGAGGATCTGTTGCCATCGTTAAACTTCTACCGACAACGATTCCCCAACTTCCTAATTGTCTTGCTTCGCCAGGAGTTACGATACGCATTTGATCTGCCTTATCGTCTTCTGCTCGACGAATTCCAGGGGTAACTGTTAAAAAGTCTTGGCCGCATTCTTCATGAATAAATGGCACTTCTTTGGCTGAGCAAACGACTCCGTCTAAACCAGACGTTTTTGCTAGCTGTGCGTAAGAACAGACAACATCTTTTAAAGGTCGATCGATGTGAAGCTGTTGTTTGAGCATGTCTTCGTTTGTACTTGTTAGCTGTGTCACAGCAATACATTTTGGTCGTTCTTTTCCTGGACGTGTACCTGCTTCTAATCCTTCAATTGCAGCCTCCATCATGGCTTGCCCACCGGCAGCATGTACGTTCACCATATCAATTTCCATTTCTGCGAGCACACGCATCGTTCGTTTCACTGTATTTGGGATATCGTGAAGTTTTAAATCAAGAAAAAGATCGTGCTGTGCCTCTTTCAATTCTTCAATCACTTTCAACCCTTCACGGTAAAAAAGTTCCATACCGACTTTGACATCAATCGTTTCGTTTGAAAAATGTTCAAGAAATTGTCTTCGTTTTCCGCGATGATTAAAATCTAGCGCGATAAAGAGTGGGTTTTGCAAGATTTCCAGCTCCCTCCAATAATGTCCGTAATGCTGTTCATTTCCATCTCATCTAAGTACTGTGGCAATTCGTCAATAATCGTTGGACATGTGTACGGATCGACGAAATTCGCTGTTCCTACCGCAACACAGCTCGCACCAGCTAGTAAAAACTCAATGACATCTTGCGCATTTTGAATGCCACCCATTCCAATGATCGGAATGTCGACTTGTTGGCTGACTTGATGAATCATGCGTAATGCGACTGGTTTAATTGCTGGACCCGATAATCCACCGTATGTATTCGCTAAAATCGGTTGACGTGTGTTAAGATCGATTCGCATGCCGAGCAGGGTATTAATCATCGACAGTCCATCTGCACCCGCTGTTTCAACTGCTTTTGCCATCGCTACGATATCCGTAACATTTGGAGACAACTTAACGTATACCGGTACTTTAGAAACAGCTTTAACTTCTTTTGTTAATTCGGCGGCGGTTTCAGGTACGGTTCCAAATGCAATTCCGCCTTGTTTGACGTTCGGACACGAGATGTTGAGCTCTAACGCGTGCACGTTTTGTTCATTCGATAACCGGGCGGCGACTTCAATATAGTCACCCATTGTTGAACCTGCAATATTTGCTACAATCGGCACATCGTAGCGATCAAACCGAGGCAATTCTTTTTCAATTACCCCAGCTAACCCTGGATTTTGCAGACCGATTGCATTGAGCATACCTGCTTTTGTTTCTGCGACACGAGGCGTGGCGTTTCCGAATCGCGGTTCTGGCGTCGTTGCTTTTATTGCAATGGCCCCTAGTTGATTTAAATCAAAGAATTCCGCATACTCGCCGCCAAATCCAAAGCAACCGGAAGCTGGCATGACTGGATTTTTCATCGATAACCCTGGTAAATTCACTTCTAATCGATTCATTTATAGTACAACCTCCCCGACTGGAAATACCGGTCCATCCGAACAAATTTTACGATATTCATGGGCATCTCCATCTTCAACCGCGCACACACAGGCAAAGCAAGCACCGATTCCACAACCCATTCGTTCTTCCAACGAAATAAACGCTTTTTGGTTTCGGTATCGCTCCGACATCACTTTTAACATTGGTGTCGGACCGCATGCATAAAGGACATCACACTTGAGCTCGCATTCGTCAATGGCATTTGTCACAAAACCGTGGACGCCGTGAGAACCATCAACCGTCGTCACATACACATCACCGAGTGCTTTAAATGCTTCTTCGTAAAAGACATCTTGTTTTGAAGCGAAGCCTAGCACACTAATCACGCGAACCCCTTTTTTTACGAGTTGTTTTGCTAAATAGTAGAGTGGCGGCACACCGATACCGCCTCCAACAAGTAGTGCAACATCACCTGTTTGTGCTTCTTCAACAGGGAATCCTTTTCCGAGGGGACCCATGACGTTTAACGTTTTTCCATTTTCATAGTGTGAAAGTCGAGATGTTCCCTCGCCACTAGCGCGATAAATCATCGTTACTTGCTGTTTGTTTACATCAACGTCAGCAATGCTAATTGGGCGACGTAAAAGTAGATCTTCCGAATGCCCTACACGAACATGTAAAAATTGTCCAGGTTGCGTCATCTGCGCAACCGTTTCCCCTTGCAAAACAAGCTGATAGCTGTCTTTTGCAAGTAATGTTTGCTCAACAACTGTTAATGCGCCATAGCGATCTCTCATCTTGATTCCCCCTCTGATGTTTTCATGGAAAGAGTCACGCACCTGTGGCCGTGACCCCTTTTTTCATTTATACCGGTTGCGGCATACTTTCTGCTGCAAACGTAATTGACTCAAGTACGCTTAACAAAGCTGCTGCTGTATCAATCGATGTGAGGCAAACAACACCATTTTCAACGGACTCACGGCGAATTCTAAAGCCATCCCGAGCTGGTTGTTTTCCTCTTGTAAGAGTATTTATGACAAACTGGGCTTCCCCTTGGCGTATAAGATCAAGTAAATGAGGTTTGCCTTCATTAATTTTATTAACGACACGAACAGGAATCCCTTCCATCTCTAACAAGGTTGCTGTTCCAGAAGTCGCCATAATGCTAAAGCCTATCTCATGGAAGCGTTTCGCAATCTCAATCGATTCTTGCTTATCTTTATCAGCGATGGTGAACAAAACCGATCCGTGAGTAGGAATATTCATCCCTGATGCTACAAGTCCTTTATATAACGCTTTTTCTAATGTACGGTCACGCCCCATAACTTCTCCCGTTGACTTCATCTCCGGTCCAAGAGTGATGTCGACTCGACGTAACTTTGCAAACGAGAAGACTGGAACTTTCACCGAAACTTCTTTTGCTTCAGGATGATAGCCTGTGCCATAACCGAGTGATGCAAGGCTTTCTCCTAACATAACCCGAGTTGCAACGTTTGCCATTGGCACCCCTGTTATTTTGCTCAAAAACGGAACCGTTCGACTAGAGCGTGGATTTACTTCT includes:
- a CDS encoding cation-translocating P-type ATPase gives rise to the protein MKWYSMKPEEVEHKTNASITKGLTDKNVKKRVSTYGLNKLKEAEKASALATFLAQFKDFMVLVLLAATLISGLIGEMLDAVTIMGIVFLNAILGFVQERKAEKSLDALKELSAPQMNVKRNNEWTKVLSTEIVPGDYVKISAGDRVGADLRLISVSGLRIDEASLTGESVPTHKHHHPIEQQDVSLGDQENMAFMGTMVTQGSGTGIVVGTGMKTEMGKIAHLLQETTNVVTPLQRRLEQLGKTLIAVALLLTALVVGIGVIQGHDVQTMFISGVSLAVAAIPEGLPAIVTVALALGVQRMIKRRGIVRKLPAVETLGCASVICSDKTGTLTQNKMTVKELWTANEHVHVTGNGFETEGTFKEHDAVVLPDKKPTLSRLLSYGALCNNASFVKKDVREKRKTKQKLVLDGDPTEGALLLSAMKAGYSKEGLHEQYSRVIEFPFDSARKMMTVVIKDKKGQSYVITKGAPDVVLAHCERIRKGAMDEQLTQSTRQRVNETVDEMASKALRTIAIAYRPLRLGETVQTTKEAETDLTLIGIQGMIDPPREEAKQAIQECREAGIKTVMITGDHKITAAAIAKELTILPHGGLVIDGKTLDSLSVDELQEMVDDIYVYARVSPEHKLKIVQALQKKEHIVAMTGDGVNDAPAIKAANIGISMGITGTDVAKEASELVLADDNFLTIKEAIKEGRNIYENIRKFIRYMLASNVGEILVMLFAMILGMPLPLVAIQILWINLVTDGLPAIALGMDQAEGDVMKRKPRKQNESVFARGLGWKIISRGIMIGVVTIVAFALTYNNDPEQLILAQTVAFLTLVMAQLIHVFDCRSEYSIYHRNLFENKYLVGAVLISVILMVAVIYVPQLQPIFHTVPLGLQEWLLVMGMAAIPTVVLGGFQLFKKHDVRSAA
- a CDS encoding NFACT family protein, whose protein sequence is MSYDGMMTRAITHELQHLIGGRISKIHQPFKTELILTIRAKGKNYALLASANAQFARLHLTEEKYDNPSEPPMFCMLLRKHLEGGFVQSITQDGFDRVVRMTVANKDELGDQTERTLVFEIMGRHSNIVLLNPHTEGILDSIKHVRFDQSSYRTVGPGQTYKAPPAQDKKDPLQANADDVLKQIDFNSGKLDKQLVSAFAGLSPLLTKEIVSRAPFANQTSLPESFLAIMAAIREHQYSFEYVKGKKETFSYVSLQHVEGERQLFSSASELLDSFYYGKAERDRVKQQAHDLDRLLKNEYQKNVRKQKKLEQTLTQAEEASKFQKLGELLTANMHLVQRGHTQIEVVDYYDETGGMVAIELDPLKTPSENAQWYFKKYQKAKTARLEVVEQMNRTKQELAYLDTLIQQMDSASPRDVEEIREELMEEGYLKKRLQQGKKKKKQATTPTLERYQSSTGIEFLVGKNNRQNEYLSNRLARQNDIWLHTKDIPGSHVVIRAEEPDDTTLAEAALVAAFFSKARDSGSVPVDYTKIRHVKKPNGAKPGYVTYDNQTTLFVTPNEQKVRQLKA
- a CDS encoding class I SAM-dependent methyltransferase, producing the protein MSMRKMEGSEFDPLVNFFDEMVQTDWLSAIHAELKLFSSSWENKRVLDVGCGTGRFLLRGVKEAKELVGVDISGEMVKRANDLFTNAKVDDKAHAKVGDALALAETDASYDRVFSTCALFLLPSIEIGIAELRRVTKPDGEVFLLNPAPHMSIATASSYAKAYEFSDNEKAFLLKWASVSERRHRKSETELTRLLTDAGFSQVEHRNVLNGLGMMTKAY
- the pyrE gene encoding orotate phosphoribosyltransferase; amino-acid sequence: MSQTIANHLLDIQAVTLSPNEPFTWSSGLKSPIYCDNRLTMSYPRVRKDIAKGLAQLIKTYAPDADVVAGTATAGIPHAAWVAEELQLPMIYVRGSAKGHGKKNKIEGHLPASSKVVIIEDLISTGGSSIAAADAVREAGGEVSFVAAIFSYQLNAAELAFKQANLDHHVLCAYSELIEQAKERGFISVHEQQKLTLWRENPHNEDWLTVRSS
- the pyrF gene encoding orotidine-5'-phosphate decarboxylase — protein: MQNPLFIALDFNHRGKRRQFLEHFSNETIDVKVGMELFYREGLKVIEELKEAQHDLFLDLKLHDIPNTVKRTMRVLAEMEIDMVNVHAAGGQAMMEAAIEGLEAGTRPGKERPKCIAVTQLTSTNEDMLKQQLHIDRPLKDVVCSYAQLAKTSGLDGVVCSAKEVPFIHEECGQDFLTVTPGIRRAEDDKADQMRIVTPGEARQLGSWGIVVGRSLTMATDPLHVYKDMHSEWKGVTLT
- a CDS encoding dihydroorotate dehydrogenase, whose product is MNRLEVNLPGLSMKNPVMPASGCFGFGGEYAEFFDLNQLGAIAIKATTPEPRFGNATPRVAETKAGMLNAIGLQNPGLAGVIEKELPRFDRYDVPIVANIAGSTMGDYIEVAARLSNEQNVHALELNISCPNVKQGGIAFGTVPETAAELTKEVKAVSKVPVYVKLSPNVTDIVAMAKAVETAGADGLSMINTLLGMRIDLNTRQPILANTYGGLSGPAIKPVALRMIHQVSQQVDIPIIGMGGIQNAQDVIEFLLAGASCVAVGTANFVDPYTCPTIIDELPQYLDEMEMNSITDIIGGSWKSCKTHSLSR
- a CDS encoding dihydroorotate dehydrogenase electron transfer subunit, encoding MRDRYGALTVVEQTLLAKDSYQLVLQGETVAQMTQPGQFLHVRVGHSEDLLLRRPISIADVDVNKQQVTMIYRASGEGTSRLSHYENGKTLNVMGPLGKGFPVEEAQTGDVALLVGGGIGVPPLYYLAKQLVKKGVRVISVLGFASKQDVFYEEAFKALGDVYVTTVDGSHGVHGFVTNAIDECELKCDVLYACGPTPMLKVMSERYRNQKAFISLEERMGCGIGACFACVCAVEDGDAHEYRKICSDGPVFPVGEVVL